The window cacatcacccttccacaaCCGCAATAAAGCTTTGATTCGGAGGCACTTATTACGATCATTAAGCCCCCAGacattccatgataaaatcttaggcttcataaacAACTATGTTACCCCTCCCCCTCGATCGATCCCTTCCACCACTCCCTTCTTTCgtatcataattaatagagcaaGTTAACTTTTTAAGCTCCCTATCCCGCTTAGAGGCTGACTTTGAATGACTAGCCTCAAGTGCTACAAGAGGGCCTTAAATTGTTCTTCGTACCCTCCAAACGAAATCCCAATGACCTCCTGAATTTCCTCCACTTTTTTGAAAACCCACTTTGACGAAGAACTCCCATAATTACTGGGTGGGAGTGTGCACAAGGGTGTTAGAGTGACCCCCTCTTCAGCATTACTGACAGAAGCAAATAATGCCAATTCCGAGCCACCTACAACTTCTGATTCGACCCTAGGTTCCCCTGCATACCCCACAGAAACATCAACACTTGGTTCCATTGTGTACCCCTCAGAAACAACCAACCCCTGTTCCAACGAAAATGCAGAAACTCCCTCCCCTACACACAACTGTTTCTAAGCCTCCTCCAACCCCAACCCGTGAACCATCAACAGACAAAACCCACTCGTAGGCTCCTCATAAACTCTCGGAGCCCTCAGTAGGGAGAGCCCATGCTCCAGCAAGTGAGACTACACAAAAACCGTTGCTGTCCCTTCGTCCACCTCACACGGCAGCTTCTGTGACTCCTCCACTAACAACCTACAACACGACGACGTAGGAATAGTGGGTATCGGCCCTTGCTTAGTCGAAACCATGCCTTCCTCGATAACCTCCTGGCGAGGTGCCTGAACCGGCTCACCCTGATGCTTCTCGAGGACGGTCGGGAGTTTCTATGCCGGTACCGTAGCCATTCTGGCACGTATCGGTGTCCTGGAAAGCTGCGCAAGGCACTGACCCGAAATATCGAGTGGTACCCGAGTCGCCTTCCAAACCTTATTTGAACCCGCAACCTGACCCGGCCCCTTGGCCCTTTCCCCCTTCGCCAACCCAGCCAGCTTCCCATCCCAGCCCAACTTCCCTTCCTTTACACCCAGCCCATCTTCCCTTCCCAGCCCATTACCCGAATCCTTCACTCCCTTCCCCTTAACACACCGTTTAAGCTCGATCAACTCTTCCAACAACAGCCCCACTTTAATCTCCATATTACACAGACCCCTTAAAAGAAATTCTTCTTCTGTTTCACTGCCTCTGCACGATCTCTGCGCAACCTTTGGCACTATAGGCACCACTCCACTCACCTCTTACTGCCGTACTTTCTGCACTTGAAGGACCTCACTGTACGACCTTGAGGCATCCACCATCAATGAAGGAGCATCAACCTTGGCTGCCTGCGAATGCCATGGGAGTGCCCTCACTCTGTTACTCACCCCCCGAAACAGAGGGATGAGCCATGAACTCCCTCAACTTATCTCCAAATTTCCTCCACCCCTCACCCTTCCTGCCCTCTGGAACCACTAACATACCTCTCCTCTTTTCATGCCCAAAAtccgaaatggagaaatatCTTCCATTGCGGTTGCACCCCCTTTGTATCATTAAAACTGCATTTCCAGTTCTACGAGTTCTAAAAAACTCTGAAGAGCCCAAAGATGCAGCACACTCCCTCACCATCAAACCCAACCACCCCAAAGCCTCATGCTCTAATGAAATGTATTTCACCACACGCCAACTACTCTCagtgattctccaccacctaTCATTCTCCCTACTGAACACAAATACCTTCTGTTCAATGAAGACCTCTGTGCTCATACCCATCTTCACCCTACAATGCACTATTTCGAGAATCTCCAATCTAAAACTTAACACTCCACTAAACTACAAGCTAATCACCACACTGAACTACCACCATTGAACATGCCAAACTCCAACAACaagaagaacagaaaaaaaaaaaaaaaaccaagaaagacacaaagtgtacggagaggaaaaaaaaaagagagagagagagagagagagaaatttcctcaacaacAATAGCTAAGTATTCATATGAAACGACAGTGTTTAACAACGTCCCTTACACTTTTAGTAAGTAAGAAACGACTGCgttacaattaataagaaggAAAAGTGCTAAACGACAACGTTCTACTAAAGAAACAACTAACTAATTCTATATAATACGACATCGTTTCAGGTCTGTTCTTCAAATACAACTAACAACTATCACCTTCCTTTTCTGTCTTCAACACACAGAACCACCTCCATCCACCAACACCTTGCCCACTGCCATAACCCCTATGCAGACTGCAACCCTTCCACTCCAGCATCTTCTCAGCCCATAACACTAATAAACGAAATTAGCAAAAAATACAATGCTTCTTTCCAGAAGAAACAGAGAGCATTTCTTGAACGAGAGTTCCCTTTCACCCATTTCATTCCCTGTTAATTAAACTTCCAAAGGAGGGCATGCAGATTTCATTCCCTTTTGATTAAACTcccaaaaaatagaaagaatagaataatttaaaaaaaaaaaagatttgttcCATTACGTTCCCTCCTCCCAAACAGGCTGTCAACTAATCATGGATTTTAGAAAACAAAGCAGCTAACAAACGAAATTAGCAAAAAATACAAAGCTTCTTTCCAGAAGAAACAGAGAGCATTTCTTGAACGAGAGTTCCCTTCCACGGTTCCACCTATTTCATTCCCTTCTAATTGAACTCCCAAAcaacagaaagaaaagaataatttaaaaaaaaaaaaaaatccattacgTTCCCTCCTCCCAAACAGGCTGTCAACTAATCATGGATTATATAAACTAAAGCAGCTAACAAACGAAATTAGCAAAAAATACAATGCTTTTTTCCAGAAGAAACAGAGAGCATTTCTTGAACGAGAGTTCCCTTCCACCCATTTCATTCCCTCTTAATTAAACTTCCAAAGGAAGGGAATGCTGATTTCATTCCCTTCTAATTAAACTCCCAAACAATAGaaagaatagaataatttaaaaaaatatattttttccattaggTTCCCTCCACCCAAACAGGCTGTCAACTAATCATGGATTTTAGAAACCAAAGCAGCTAACAAACGAAATTAGCAAAAAATACAATGCTTCTTTCCAGAAGAAACGGAGAGCGTTTCTTGAACTTCAATTCTGAAATGATAACCCAGCGGTCAACACATTAACACGCATAGTTCATGTAATCGGAACAACAACAGCAGGGAGAATAGAAACAACAATGCCCAAGTAAAAAGAGAATAGTACCtatcaaaaagaataaagagagtAGCAACAACTGGAAATCATGAGCGGTACTCTTTCTCTAAAAacgtaaagaaaaaaataaataaaaaatataaggcaTACTCTGTTTGTATAAATTGGCAACAATTTCCGAAATCGAAACCTCAGGGCAGTAACATAAACCTAAACAAGCAAAACCCACCGATCACCAAAAAACATACAagaccaaaacaaaatacaaaaagctCAAAACTTTTTTTCCACATACCCTGTCTCTCTTCAAAAGCAATGCTGcctttcctttttttggttttggcaCGGAAACAGTACCAGACTCAGCAGCCCCTTCCActccttctttctcttccacaGCCTCAGCCACCTCTGCCTCGGCAGCCaaagcagcaacaacaacacgGGTATGGTAGGACCCACCAGACTGGTCTCGTCTGTGAAAATTAACATTGGCCCACCTGTTTGGCCTTCTCTCTCTAGGCTTCAAGACCAAAGGGTAGAGGGAGAAGGTGGTGGAGAGTGGTTTGGGCTTGAAGGACAGAAGGGAAGGGATGAGGTCTTGGTGGTGCACGGATGAGGCGGCGTATGTTAGCATCAGAGATGAGGGTGCGGTACAGGTAGCCATTTGAGAGCTGCGTTTCTGAGTGAGTGTAGCCGACGTGAGAAGCGTTTGTTATCTTATTACAATATCAGGGTAtttttgtatatgtatatggagataagagggATCACTTTGTGTGTCGTAGAGCTCCTCCAGATCGTAGACCATTACTACAGTATGCtatttcaattttacaaaaataataatgataacaataaattaataataccaACAAATTCAGATAAAATTtctaaacccaaaaataattattagtaatttttttaatcattttctttttaaatttatcaatgatattttattataaatacctaaaatattaaatttttttaataaaatagtaaaaaaaaatggtttattttataaatgatcttatcaacaaatattatattttgaaaaaggaTCTGTACTGAAAACATAGAccatttaaaagataaaaagtttCTTTGTATTAGAGATGCACATACCTATCATTATTCAATTACATTCGTCTTTATGAGTGATATATTGCAAGTGCTTTGATCCGAGTCGTATGTTTAATACTCTTATCCCTTATCCCTACTCTCAGCTACACTATTATCAACTCCTGATTTCTCATGGAAGAAGATCAAATCTTGATGGTGGCAATCAGTCTAATAAATGGTGTTATTATTACTAATGTAATAAAAGTCGCATAATTTTCATGTAGCACATTTGAATACTATATAAGTTACTTGACAATGTGATGTGTAGTCGTTGGAGAGTGAGATGCACATTGACGCGTGAGATTCATGCGTAGCTCGAACGGTTCGTGATGCCCAGGAACTGGTCTGTTTGTGACACCACTATAATGTGATATAATATAATGTGACCATGTGACGGGGTCTGAGTTGAAAATTGGATTTCATCTTCCccaatctaataaaaaaaacaaaatgctggaaaaataaattttggctGGACAGGGAGGGAGGTCCGGCATGGGGGAGTCATGAAGGAGGGAGGATCAGGTGCGTGCCACACATAGACATAGTCACTGGCGCGTCCCGCTCTTAATTTCTTGTGGCAAGCAAAACTTTAGAGAAGAGGCTTTACTTTTCAGCTGGGAATTGACCCATGTGTCGTCATGCATGACTTGACTAAGATAATGGTCCTTAATATTTTACGAATTTCTGTGGCTTCTAATGCATGAGGGTGTGCAAACTGCAAAGTCATTCACATGTTTGGAACTTTGGATGCTACCCCAGATTTCTGGTGTTCTGAATTTCTGACATTAATGTAATGGGTCTCGTCTAATTGATAATCTCCTAGCAGTAATCTGGTTTGGTGCAATGAATAATGTGATCAAATTCTTGTCGTTTTGGAGTGAATGTTCCAACTGAATTGAAACATCTGGTGGGAATTCGAGTCCAATaagaataatgaaaaagaaTTAGAAATCTGATTTCAAGGTTGCTAGTGAGAGCTGGATAATGAAGGTAGGTACGTGTGTTTATACAGTgcattagtataataattatcGATTGAGTTTAGGCTAAAAAACGTGGGGGCCTCCGGTGTCGGGTAGTCATCGTTGTCACACGCCATCATCTACGTACTAATTTATCTACCACCAAACAAACCGTTTCCAAACTCCCCCACCAGCCCCCAGTCAGTCAGTCCCTTCTCATTTCCAAGTCTCAAACAGTCTCGCAGCTACGCCACCacctcctctctctttctctctgtcaTGGCAATCACCAATATCTCCAACTTCTTTCTCCCCTCTCCATCTCATTCCTACCACCACCACTACCGCGCTTCACCTCAAACCTTCACTGTCATCACCCGACGCTTTGTCACTACCCCCCCTGCCACTTCCAACCTCTTCAACCCCTCCCTAACTTTCACCACCCGTCCCAGACCCACCATCATCTACTCCACCGGAAATGGAGGAGGCGGtgcaggaggaggaggaggtggtggtggtggtggtggtggtggtggggatAGTGATGGTGATGATGACGCGGAAGACCGGGAGAGGAACAGAGAAGAGGCGGTAATGGCCTTGGGAGAGGCGGGGAGGTCAGTGGAGAGCGTGGACAAGGACTTGAGGGCGGCGATTGAGGCCGGGAGGGTGCCGGGGTCGATTGTGAGGAGGTACTTTGAGCTGGAGAGGTCGGCGCTATTCCGCTGGTTGCTTCAGTTCGGTGGGTTCAAGGAGCGGTTGCTTGCCGATGATCTTTTCTTGGCCAAGGTTGCCATGGAATGTGGCGTTGGGATCTTCACCAAGGTTTGCTTTCAGCTTCACATCACACTTGTCCATTCTATGCTTATCTTCATcgttatagtatatatatgttttgtgttGTTCCCTTTATTAGTATTTTTCGTTTGATTTATTATCAGACTGCGGCAGAATTGGAGCGGCGTAGAGAAAAGTTCACCAAGGAACTGGATTTTGTCTTTGCCGATGTGGTTCGTTTTTCTTGGATATCTGAATATTAGAATATGTTGCATCCCCCaaaagaatctctctctctctctctctaaatcaaGTATAGTTTCCTTTAGCATTAGATGAAAAGTTTAATGCAACAGAACCCATTACAGAGCAACTTTAGGAAACAAGTTTTTCATACTGAATAGTATGTGTGCTAAAGTAAGTACAACACACATATACGTATGAGTGACACTGACTAAATATATGGCCCTTTAAGGCTTTGAAGAAAGCTATCTTGAACCCAGGTTAATCAAATATATGGCCCTTTAGAGCAGAAAGTGGATAAATTTATCACTGCTTCTGTCGAGTTGAGTAAGAATGTAGGATTGTTCCACGCTACATCTAAATTATTCTTGTCCCGTCACAAAAGTTTTTTACTTACTGCaccaattaaagaaaaaaaatagtcacaataGGATAGGGTACGTCACTGAGTACATATTTAATTGATACATAAGCTAGAGCCAAACTTCAATGCAATTCACGCAtaccatcacaaaaaattatcttaGTTCAACTCTACCACCCATGaactacatatttattttgatattgtaaTATAAATTTAGCAAGCCTTCCACCAGCTACATATATAGTTAGTCGTTCTTCTCTATGGAATGTTGCGTGGTTCCAAAGTTTTATGGTTTTACTCTCGTCTCTTGTTTGTTTTAACTCGATATCTCTTGTTTTGTTACTAATTCATGCCATATCAATACCTTTCCCATCTTTCTATATTTTCCTTTACCTCAGGTAATGGCCATTATAGCAGATTTTATGCTTGTCTGGCTTCCAGCACCTACTGTTTCTCTCCGGCCACCTCTTGCAGTTAGTGCTGGACCTATTGCTAAGTTCTTCTATGGCTGTCCCGATAATGCATTTCAGGTTATTGTTTATAGCAGTATTTATTTGGTTGTTGGTGTTTAGGTTGTCGTTTTCACAGGCAAATGCAGCATCATATGAACCTAATGTTGTCGGTGGCATGCTTTTTAAACCCTGTCTGCAGGTGGCTTTGGCTGGAACATCTTATTCACTTTTGCAAAGAATAGGTGCAATAATGGTATGTGTTGGatgattagagaaattttagcTGTACTTTGAAATGTATCAGGACTTCATGGTATATCTATCTGTTATGCAGCGTAATGGAGCCAAACTATTTGCAGTTGGGACCGGTGCATCTCTGGTAAGTGAAATATAATGTTTTGAAATTCCCTATGTATTTTTCCTTTAGAATTCCTCCTTGTTCTAATGCTGTGAGATATCGTTGTGCTTTATGGTCCAGAAGTGTGCATTTCCATTGTTGATTGCCATCTACAATCCCCAAGCATTATGAATGAGGAAAGCTATTATTAGTGCTTTCCCAAACAATTGAGATATTGTTCTATAACTACTTCTGTTTTTCAGGTATTCTTTGTGGAAAACTTATTTGGAGTCTGTTCCCATTCACAATGATACACAAAACTTTCTGGTTTGAAATGTGGAAACACAGTGCACAAGGCTATTTCAAATTGAATGTAATTGGGTGCAAATTGTTTCATGTGGTTTTGAAATTGATGGCAGTTGATAAATGTGAGAAtagttttcaaagaattaacCTCTTTGAGTCCCGCAATATAACTTTTAATGCTCAAAACTTCTGTaacaaagaaatagaaaaatgcatagaagaataattttttgtacgAGTTGTTCTTAATCAAAAGACTGAATCAACAATTAAGGCTTTTTGGCAGATTCTTTTATGTGAGTTTGTATATTTGACAGTGAATGCTCTTTGAAAGTGAAAAACACAAATTGTATGCTTGAATAAAGATGTACCGTGAAAGTTTGGTATCCAAAATCCTTGGTGGTATGG is drawn from Juglans regia cultivar Chandler chromosome 5, Walnut 2.0, whole genome shotgun sequence and contains these coding sequences:
- the LOC108988401 gene encoding protein RETICULATA-RELATED 4, chloroplastic-like isoform X2; the encoded protein is MAITNISNFFLPSPSHSYHHHYRASPQTFTVITRRFVTTPPATSNLFNPSLTFTTRPRPTIIYSTGNGGGGAGGGGGGGGGGGGGGDSDGDDDAEDRERNREEAVMALGEAGRSVESVDKDLRAAIEAGRVPGSIVRRYFELERSALFRWLLQFGGFKERLLADDLFLAKVAMECGVGIFTKVMAIIADFMLVWLPAPTVSLRPPLAVSAGPIAKFFYGCPDNAFQVALAGTSYSLLQRIGAIMRNGAKLFAVGTGASLVGTGITNVLINARKAVDKSFAGEAEDVPVLSTSVAYGVYMAVSSNLRYQVLAGIIEQRILEPLLHQHKIILSAICFAVRTGNTFLGSLMWVDYARWTGIQKIRE
- the LOC108988401 gene encoding protein RETICULATA-RELATED 4, chloroplastic-like isoform X1; this encodes MAITNISNFFLPSPSHSYHHHYRASPQTFTVITRRFVTTPPATSNLFNPSLTFTTRPRPTIIYSTGNGGGGAGGGGGGGGGGGGGGDSDGDDDAEDRERNREEAVMALGEAGRSVESVDKDLRAAIEAGRVPGSIVRRYFELERSALFRWLLQFGGFKERLLADDLFLAKVAMECGVGIFTKTAAELERRREKFTKELDFVFADVVMAIIADFMLVWLPAPTVSLRPPLAVSAGPIAKFFYGCPDNAFQVALAGTSYSLLQRIGAIMRNGAKLFAVGTGASLVGTGITNVLINARKAVDKSFAGEAEDVPVLSTSVAYGVYMAVSSNLRYQVLAGIIEQRILEPLLHQHKIILSAICFAVRTGNTFLGSLMWVDYARWTGIQKIRE